In a single window of the Pseudohongiella acticola genome:
- the smpB gene encoding SsrA-binding protein SmpB: protein MSKAKKSKALDNTIIRNKKALHDYFVEDSFEAGMALEGWEVKSLREKKAQLVDSYVVLKDGEAFLLGCHIIPLNSASTHVIADPDRTKKLLLHKKELARLFSSVQQKGHTCVATKLYWKGHLIKCQVSLAKGKKDHDKRETQKDREWQIEKQRIVRHQNR, encoded by the coding sequence ATGAGTAAAGCAAAGAAGTCTAAAGCACTGGATAATACCATCATCCGCAACAAGAAAGCCCTGCACGATTATTTCGTGGAAGACTCTTTTGAAGCGGGCATGGCGCTGGAAGGCTGGGAAGTGAAAAGCCTGCGCGAGAAGAAAGCGCAGCTGGTGGACAGCTATGTCGTTCTGAAAGATGGCGAGGCGTTTCTGCTGGGTTGCCATATCATCCCGCTCAACAGCGCCAGCACACACGTAATCGCAGACCCGGATCGCACCAAGAAACTGTTGTTGCACAAAAAAGAGTTGGCCAGACTGTTTTCCAGCGTGCAACAGAAGGGTCATACCTGCGTGGCCACCAAGCTCTACTGGAAAGGACACCTGATCAAATGTCAGGTCTCGCTGGCCAAAGGCAAGAAAGACCACGACAAACGCGAGACTCAGAAAGATCGCGAATGGCAGATCGAAAAACAACGCATCGTCCGCCACCAGAACCGGTAA